A single Xenopus laevis strain J_2021 chromosome 3S, Xenopus_laevis_v10.1, whole genome shotgun sequence DNA region contains:
- the s1pr2.S gene encoding sphingosine 1-phosphate receptor 2, whose translation MNSTYQEYLNPRKILEHYKYVKENLKKEDSSRYAISIIFIIICCIIILENLLVLTSVLRNKKFHSAMFFFIGNLAFSDLLTGCAYIANILLSGDMTFTLTPVEWFIREGTAFTTLCASVLSLLAIAIERKVAIMQVEVYSSDRNCRMVLLIAACWIISIVIGGLPILGWNCIFNMEQCSTVLPLYSKKYILFVVTIFTIILLTIVILYVQIYYIVKSSHGEVAAPQTLALLKTVTIVLGVFIICWLPAFIILLLDVSCKVKSCAILYKANYFFGVATLNSALNPIIYTLRSKDMRKEFLRVLCCFNYFQRNRTPDKCMLKLRSSSSLERCSQKHDLPTSPIMKDCTTFV comes from the coding sequence ATGAACAGCACCTATCAGGAGTACTTGAACCCCAGGAAGATTTTGGAACATTATAAGTATGTCAAGGAAAATCTCAAGAAGGAAGACTCATCACGTTATGCGATCTCCATCATCTTCATCATTATCTGCTGCATTATTATCCTGGAGAACTTGCTTGTACTCACTTCAGTCTTGCGGAACAAGAAGTTCCATTCTGCCATGTTCTTTTTTATTGGGAACTTGGCATTTTCGGATCTCCTCACCGGCTGTGCCTACATTGCCAACATTTTGTTGTCAGGGGATATGACCTTTACTCTCACTCCTGTGGAGTGGTTTATTCGCGAGGGCACGGCTTTCACAACTCTCTGCGCTTCTGTTTTAAGTCTGCTGGCTATAGCCATTGAACGGAAGGTTGCCATCATGCAGGTTGAAGTCTACAGCAGCGACAGGAACTGTAGGATGGTCCTTTTAATTGCTGCTTGTTGGATCATCTCAATTGTTATTGGAGGACTGCCTATTTTGGGTTGGAATTGCATCTTCAATATGGAGCAGTGTTCGACAGTTCTTCCTCTATACTCCAAAAAGTATATTCTCTTTGTTGTCACAATTTTTACTATCATACTTCTAACCATAGTAATATTATATGTTCAGATATATTATATTGTCAAGTCCAGCCATGGAGAAGTGGCTGCCCCACAGACACTGGCCCTTCTGAAAACAGTGACTATTGTCCTTGGAGTTTTCATAATATGCTGGTTGCCGGCATTTATCATCCTCCTTCTGGATGTCTCTTGCAAAGTAAAATCATGCGCAATACTTTATAAAGCCAATTACTTTTTTGGGGTGGCCACTTTAAACTCTGCCTTGAACCCAATCATTTATACCCTAAGAAGCAAAGACATGAGGAAGGAGTTTTTAAGAGTGCTTTGTTGTTTCAATTATTTCCAGAGAAACAGGACTCCTGACAAGTGTATGCTCAAACTACGCAGTTCGAGCTCCCTGGAGCGTTGCTCACAAAAACACGACTTGCCTACATCCCCAATTATGAAGGACTGTACAACATTTGTTTGA